Part of the Bacillus cereus group sp. RP43 genome is shown below.
AAAAATGTGATATTTATACGGATGTGACCGGCGTATATACGACTGATCCACGAGTTGTACAAGATGCTTATAAATTAGATGAAATTTCTTATGACGAAATGTTAGAGCTTGCCAACCTCGGTGCTGGCGTATTACACCCACGCGCTGTTGAGTTTGCTAAAAATCATAATGTAGTTTTAGAAGTACGATCAAGCATGGAACAAGAAAACGGAACAATTGTAAGGGGAGAATGTAACATGGAACAACAAGCAATCGTTAAAGGTATTGCATTTGAGGATAATATTACACGCGTCACAATTAAAGGATTAGAACAAGGTGCACTTTCAACAGTTTTCTCTACATTAGCAGCAGCACATATTAATGTAGATATTATTATTCAAAGTATTACAAATGAAGAAACTGTTCACCTCTCCTTCTCGATCCATTCTAATGATTTAAGAGAAGCATTAGAAGTATTGGAACAAAATCAAGAAGCACTTCACTATGAATCTGTAGAACATGAAAATCATTTAGCAAAAGTATCAATTGTAGGATCAGGTATGGTATCTAACCCTGGTGTCGCTGCGAATATGTTCACTACTTTAAAAGAAGGTGGTATTCATATTAAAATGGTAAGTACATCTGAAATTAAAGTATCAGTTGTAATTGACCGTATTCATTTAGTAGATGGTGTTGAAGCACTCCATCAATCATTTATGGCAAAAATTGAGCCTTTAGTGCAGATGAGTTAATTTCCACCAGTAAAACTTAAAACAAATTATATGAATCTATTTCCTTCCTATATAAATAGAAAGCTGTTTGTATTGTATAGATTGACAAGAAAGTTATTTTATCGAATAGCAACTACATTATCAAATTCTTGAAATGATAGCATTCACGAAATAAAGTTCGCGCATATTTCAATAGTAGAGGGTTTACGAAGTGTTGTTCGTTAACAAGATGTTATATACTATACCCGAAAACACCTTGTCACATTTCCCTACACTGTGACAAGGTGTTTTTTGTTTAGAAGAGATTTTAGTATAATTATGAGGATAATTAGATAATAAATTTATACATATAAGGAGATAAAGACTATGACAAAAAACAGATTACTACGAATGGACAATGTCAGCATCGTTGTAGAATCCCTTGATAACGCAATCTCTTTCTTCGAGGAGATTGGCTTGAATCTCGAAGGACGAGCTACTGTTGAAGGTGAATGGGCTGGTCGCGTAACTGGACTCGGTTCTCAGTGCGTAGAGATTGCTATGATGGTTACGCCAGATGGTCACAGCCGAATTGAACTTTCGCGATTTCTCACCCCACCTACTATAGCAGATCACCGGACAGCTCCTGTAAACGCCCTCGGTTATCTGCGCGTCATGTTCACCGTCGAAGACATTGACGAAATGGTATCCAGACTTACTAAGCATGGTGCTCAGCTCGTTGGCGAAGTAGTTCAGTATGAGAACTCATATCGACTCTGCTACATTCGTGGAACCGAAGGAATTTTAATCGGTTTGGCGGAAGAACTCGGTAACAAATAAGTAAGTGATGTTTTATAAAAAGCCTTTACTGAAATATACATTACTGAATTAAAAATATTTGAAGCACATTCTTACTCCATAAAACTTAAATTTTCAACCCCGTCCTAACTTTAGAACGGGGTTATGCTTATTGAACTTTTAAAATCAAATAACTTTATTATCATTTTACAAATACATTCCGAGACTTTATACAAACAACTTTTCAATACATTATCAACATCTAAAAATTTCTATAAAATAATTCAATTATTCTTAATACTCTTTCCTAGGAAATATAACGGACTCTTCTCACTTCTTATCATATATATCTTTCCCTTTAAAAAACGAGCGAAATTCATTCAAAATAACTTTCTTCACGTCAGAATAAAAAACCATCATGAATAGTGCAATTCCTAATAAGATTTCTTGCATTCCTTCATAATCAATGAAAGCATTCAAAATTAGCAAACCACATCCAATATAAAAACCAAACTCATTCTCTTTCTCAAAATCCGATTCTTCTTCATCAATATGTATCTTCTCTTTACAACTTTGATTCCCTTTTATTAACTCGTCTAGCGTAACATTATACATTTCGCTAAGCAAAATTAAATTATCAATATCCGGACAGCTTTTATCATGTTCCCATTTATCCCAATCTTTTTAGCAACATCTTCCTGTGAAAAAACCTTTGCTTCTCGAAGCTTTTTTAGTTGTATTCCTAAATTCATAACGCCCCCCTTTTAACAAATTATTATATAAAAGGATATAGAAATGAAAGAAACTATTAGTAAAAATCACTGTAAACCATTCGTTTACATAATAAAAACAGGGAGAGCTGCTCTATTTTTAAGCAACTCTCCCTCATATTTCTATTAAAACAGATGAATGTTTTCTTTCTTGCAAGCTTCACGTAAATC
Proteins encoded:
- a CDS encoding VOC family protein, yielding MTKNRLLRMDNVSIVVESLDNAISFFEEIGLNLEGRATVEGEWAGRVTGLGSQCVEIAMMVTPDGHSRIELSRFLTPPTIADHRTAPVNALGYLRVMFTVEDIDEMVSRLTKHGAQLVGEVVQYENSYRLCYIRGTEGILIGLAEELGNK
- a CDS encoding aspartate kinase, whose translation is METIVQKFGGTSVGSVERIQHVANLIIEEYERGHSIVSVVSAMGKSTDKLVALANAITENPSKREMDMLLSTGEQVTISLLTMALQTKGYNAISLTGWQAGITTESVHSSARITDINTTRIQSHLTEGTIVIVAGFQGVSEENEITTLGRGGSDTTAVALAAALKAKKCDIYTDVTGVYTTDPRVVQDAYKLDEISYDEMLELANLGAGVLHPRAVEFAKNHNVVLEVRSSMEQENGTIVRGECNMEQQAIVKGIAFEDNITRVTIKGLEQGALSTVFSTLAAAHINVDIIIQSITNEETVHLSFSIHSNDLREALEVLEQNQEALHYESVEHENHLAKVSIVGSGMVSNPGVAANMFTTLKEGGIHIKMVSTSEIKVSVVIDRIHLVDGVEALHQSFMAKIEPLVQMS